Sequence from the Rhizobium sp. TH2 genome:
ACCGGGTGCTCGATTCCTACGCCTTCCAGCTCTCCGGCGGCATGAACCAGCGTGTCATGATCGCAATGGCCTTGGTCAACAATCCGGCACTGCTGCTCGCGGACGAGCCCGGCACCGCGCTGGATGTGACCGTACAGGCCCAGACACTGAAGCTGATGTCGGAGCTTGTCGAAAAACACCACACGTCGGTTCTGTTCATCTCGCACAATCTCGGCGTCGTGCGCGAATTCGCCGACCGCGTCTATGTCATCTACAAGGGAAACATCGTCGAGCAGGGATCGACCGAAGCCCTGTTTTCCGATCCCCGGCATCCCTACACCCGCGCACTGCTCGCGGCCGTGCCGCGTATCACCGGCGGCGGCATCCCCGATATCGATGACGATTCCAAGCGCTTCACCGAGCCGCTGGTCGCGCATCCCGGCTTCAGCGAAAGGGAGCTGCTGGCATGAGCAAGCTTCTCTCGGTGTCCAATGTCTTCAAGGAATTTTCGGTCAACGGCGCCAAGGTGCAAGCGCTCGACAATGTTTCCTTCGATGTCGAACAGGGCGAGTGCCTGGCCATCGTCGGCGAGTCCGGTTCCGGCAAATCCACCATCGCCAACATCATTCTCGGAATCTATCCCGCGACCTCCGGCAGCCTGATCTTCAAGGGCGATGAACTTCCCGCGACTCGCGCCAAGGAGCATCGCCGCGCCATCCAGCTCGTGCAGCAGAACCCGCTCTCGTCGCTCAATCCCCGCCGTTCGATCGGCGCCTCGCTGCGTCTCGCGCTTGATGTCCACGACATCGGCGACAGAGCCAGCCGCGCCGAACTCACCGGGGAACTACTGGCTGAGGTCGGCCTGCCGCCCGAATTCCGCACCCGTTCACCGTCCTCCCTTTCCGGCGGACAGCGCCAGCGCGTGGCGATTGCCCGCGCGCTGGCGTGCCAATCCGAGCTTGTGGTGCTCGACGAGCCGACCTCGGCGCTTGATGTGCTGGTCCAGGCCCGGGTACTCAAGCTGCTCAATGATCTCAAGGACCGGCGCGGCCTGACCTATATCTTCATCACGCATGACCTGTCGGTCGTGCGCAGTATCGCCAACCGCGTCGCGGTCTTCGAGCGTGGCAAGCTTGTCGAACTGGGCGTCACCGAAGCGATCTTCACCAATCCCCAACACGCCTATACGCGCCGGCTGATCGGCGCAGTCCCCGTCGTCAGCCGCGAGGAAGCGGCGTTGCGCGACAACATCATCATGGAGAATGGAAATGCCTGATTACCAGCACATGATGCTGCACGAAAAAATGAAGGAGCATGCGTGACATGAGCGGCAAAACCATCCGCGTCGCCACCGATGTCGGCGGCACATTCACCGATCTGGTCTGCTTCGAGACCGACCACGCGACCGGCGAGCAGCGTATCACGACCGCGAAATCCGACACGACACCGCCGAACTTCGAAGAAGGCGTGCTCAACGTGCTGGAGAAGGGCGGCGTCGATCCCAAGACGATCGATTTCCTCGCGCACGGGACGAC
This genomic interval carries:
- a CDS encoding ABC transporter ATP-binding protein, with the protein product MTAPTLRIDNLKLGFKTFDGVSEVLHGISLHVRKGERVALVGESGSGKSVTARIVLGMLQALKTARISGAVEFEGNDLERMDPKARHALRGTRMSMIFQDPTSSLNPVYPIFTQFKEVLARAKLGITDADARSTAAAALRDVSITEPDRVLDSYAFQLSGGMNQRVMIAMALVNNPALLLADEPGTALDVTVQAQTLKLMSELVEKHHTSVLFISHNLGVVREFADRVYVIYKGNIVEQGSTEALFSDPRHPYTRALLAAVPRITGGGIPDIDDDSKRFTEPLVAHPGFSERELLA
- a CDS encoding ABC transporter ATP-binding protein — protein: MSKLLSVSNVFKEFSVNGAKVQALDNVSFDVEQGECLAIVGESGSGKSTIANIILGIYPATSGSLIFKGDELPATRAKEHRRAIQLVQQNPLSSLNPRRSIGASLRLALDVHDIGDRASRAELTGELLAEVGLPPEFRTRSPSSLSGGQRQRVAIARALACQSELVVLDEPTSALDVLVQARVLKLLNDLKDRRGLTYIFITHDLSVVRSIANRVAVFERGKLVELGVTEAIFTNPQHAYTRRLIGAVPVVSREEAALRDNIIMENGNA